The following is a genomic window from Listeria swaminathanii.
CCCGTAAGGTTCGTTCGGATAAGGTCTACCAATCGAATCCACCAAGCCTTCTTCACTCAAATACTCTAAAGAATCAGCGCCAATAATCCGGCAAATTTCATCGACAGAATAATTAGATGCGATTAATTCATTTCGCGTTTGAATATCGATACCATAAAAACAAGGGTACGCAAGGGGTGGTGAAGCAATTCTCACATGAACTTCCGCTGCTCCCGCTTCCCGCAAAAGTTGCACAATCCGTTTACTCGTCGTCCCGCGCACAATCGAATCATCAATCATCACAACTCGTTTACCTTCCACAACACCGCGCACCGCTGAAAGCTTCATCCTAACCCCTTGCTCTCTGAGTTCTTGCGATGGTTGGATAAAGGTTCTTGCCACATATCTATTTTTGATGAGGCCAAGCTCGTATGGAAGTCCAGCTTCTTCCGCATAACCAATCGCCGCAGAAATACTTGAATCTGGCACACCTGTAACAACATCGGCGTCAATAAATGCTTCTTTCGCCAGCCTTTTCCCAGAACGTTTTCTAGCTGAGTGAACATTAATCCCAGCAATATTAGAGTCTGGTCGAGCAAAATAAATATACTCCATACTACAAATCGAATGCTTCACATTTTCCGTAAATTTTTCAATTCGAAGTCCGTCATTATTAATAATAATCAGTTCGCCTGGTTCCACATCACGGACAAATTCAGCGCCAACCGTTTCAAAAGCACACGTTTCCGAAGCAACTACGTAAGAATCACCAATCCGACCAATCGAAAGTGGTCTAAAGCCATTCGGATCAAGCGCCGCGTACATCGTATCTTCCGTCAAAAGCATATACGCAAAGCCACCTTTGACCTTGTTTAAAGCTACTTTTAAATCTTCTACAAAGTCGCCCGTATGGCTACGTTTAATTAAATGCGCCAATACTTCCGTGTCCGAACTCGTTTGAAAAATAGCGCCTTCTTCTTCTAATTCACGGCGTAAACTTTTCGCATTCACTAAATTACCGTTATGCGCAAGTGCTAAAGAAGAACTATGAAAGTGAAATAAAAATGGTTGTACATTTCCTAAGTTTTTTTGACCAGCTGTCGCATAACGAACGTGGCCAATTGCTGCCTTACCTTTTAAATCGTCTAGTTCACCATGTTTAAATACGTCTGCTAAAAGCCCTAGATTCCGGTGTCCCTTTAGCGTTTCTCCGTCTGTTGAAACAATTCCGGCTCCTTCTTGACCGCGATGTTGTAAACTATGCAACCCATAATAGGTGATTTCTGCTGCATTAGGATGATTCCAAATACCAAAAATACCACATTCTTCATTAAGTCCTTTTACTTCAGCAAGCATGGAATAGCCCCTTCCCAAATGGATCGTAATTCCGTTGTTTTCGCCGTTACTATTTCTTCTTTATGTTTCACACGAATCGAGTCATCCGCTGTTACTACGCCAAGTCGATATACTTTTTCTAATTCCATTAATTGCGCAAAAGCTGCTTCATTTTCCGGTTTTACCGATACTAAGAAACGCGATTGTGATTCACTGAAAAGCTGATTTAAAGCAAACGGTACTTCAACATCTGCACCAAGACCTGCTTTAAACGTCGCTTCCGCAAGTGCGACTCCAAATCCACCTTCTGCCAAATCATGACTAGAAGCAACTAAACCTTCACGAATCGCTGTTAGCAGTAATTGTTGGTATTTTTTCTCTGTCGCCAAATCTAATCCTGGAGCTCGCCCGCTAATTTTCCCTTGTTGCATTTTTTGCAATTCCGAGCCACTATATTCGGCTTTTGTTTCACCAATCAAGAAAATCACATCGCCACTATTTTTAAAATCTTGTGTCGTGATATGCGCCAAATCTTCTACTAAACCAACCATCCCAATGACAGGCGTTGGATAAATCCCAGTTCCATCTGTTTCATTATAAAGCGACACATTTCCAGAAATGACAGGCGTATCAAGTTCTAAACAAGCTGCACTAATACCATCTGCCGCTTTTTCAATTTCCCAAAAGATTTCTGGTTTTTCTGGATTACCAAAATTGAGTCCATCTGTTATCGCCAGTGGTTTCCCGCCAGAACAAACGATATTGCGCGCCGCTTCCGCAACCGCTATCGCTCCGCCCACTTCTGGATCAAGATACAAATAGCGCGAGTTACAATCTGTCGTCATCGCAATCGCTTTCTCCGTTCCGCGCACACGCACAATCGCCGCATCCGAACCAGGTACAACCGCTGTATCCGTCCGTACTTGGTAATCATATTGCTCATAAATATGTCGTTTACTCGCAATCGTTGGCTGAGCAAGTAATTCCTTCCACACTTCCACCACATCATCAATAACTGGCACAAATGCTTCTTCTTCCTTGAATGCTTGATAACGAGCTGGCTCTTTCGAAGGTTTATGATAAACCGGCGCATCTTCTGCAAGCGCGTCAACAGGAACGTTCGCAACCACTTCACCGTGATGAATAATTTTGTACATTTTATCATCAGTTACTTTACCAATGACAACAGCCTCTAAGCCATAACGTTCAAATAGTGCTTGGATTTCCTCCACATGCCCTTTTTCCACGCATAGCAGCATCCGTTCTTGGGATTCAGAAAGTAACATTTCATATGGCGTCATATTTAGTTCTCGTTGCGGTACATCGTCCATAATTAATTCCAAACCAGCGCCAGCTTTTGACGCCATTTCCGAACTCGAGCTAACGAGCCCAGCCGCTCCCATATCTTGAATTCCTACTAAAATATCCGAATGATCACGAATTACATCTAAGCAAGCCTCAAGCAACAATTTCTCCATAAAAGGATCGCCCACTTGCACGGCAGAACGTTGTTGTTCGCCTTCTTCACTAAACTCAACAGAAGCAAAAGTGGCACCATGAATCCCGTCACGACCAGTTTTAGCACCCACATACATAACAGGGTTATCAATTCCTTTTGCTTGTCCTTTTTGAATATCTTTCGCTTCAATTAATCCAACACACATCGCATTGACTAACGGATTTTTCGTATAGCAAGGGTCAAATTGGATTTCGCCACCAACCGTTGGAATCCCAATCGAATTACCATAGCCAGCAATACCAGCAACCACTTCACTCACCAAATATTTCGCATGAGGCGTATCTAACTCACCAAAACGAAGCGAGTTAAGCATCGCAATCGGTCTAGCACCCATCGAAAACACATCGCGAATAATTCCGCCAACCCCAGTTGCCGCTCCTTGATAAGGCTCTACATAAGATGGATGATTATGACTTTCCACTTTAAAAGCAACACCTAAACCATCGCCAATGTCGACAATCCCAGCACCCTCACCCGGACCTTGCAACACTTGTTTTCCCTCTGTCGGGAATTTCCGAAGTACTGGTTTAGAATTTTTATAACTACAGTGTTCGGACCACATAACGGAGAAAAGTCCTGTTTCTGTATAATTAGGTTCACGTCCAAGAATAGAACAAACAAGCTCATATTCACTATCCGTTAAACCCATTTCTTGATAAATCTTTTGTTCTTTAATTTCTTTTGTCGTTGGCTCCATGTTAGGCATTTACTTGTTCCTCCTTCCAAGCATTTACAATGGACTCGAAAAGTCTTAAACCATCTGTCCCACCAATAATTTCTTCTACTGCGCGTTCCGGATGCGGCATCATACCAAGTACATTTCCACGTTCATTTACAATACCAGCAATATCCGCGCGACTTCCATTTGGATTTACACTATCATATGTAAAAACAATTTGATTCTTTTCTTTTAAGTTCAACAACGTTTCGTCATCACAGTAATAATTACCTTCCCCGTGAGCGACTGGAACTTGAATAATTTCGCCTTCATCATAAAGTCCAGTAAACATCGTATCCGCATTCGCCACCCGAAGCGGCACCGTTTTACAAATAAAATGCAAATTATTATTTCTAATTAAAGCACCTGGAAGCAAACCAATTTCCGTTAAAATCTGGAAGCCGTTACACACACCAAGCACTGGTTTTCCCATTTCAGCAAAGCGCAAAACTTCTGGCATAATACTTGAAAATTTTGCAATCGCACCAGTTCGCAAGTAATCCCCGTAAGAAAATCCACCTGGAAGTAATACTGCGTCAAAGCCTGCAAGACTTGTTTCCGCATGCCATACATATTCCGCCTCCTCGCCAAGAGAATCGCGAATCGCATGTAGCATATCAAGATCACAATTAGAACCTGGGAACTGAATGACAGCAAATTTCATCGTTTACGCCTCCTCAATTTCATATCGGTAATCTTCCATCACCGGATTTGTTAACAGTTTATCGCACATTTCATTTAATACTTCATGAATATCTCTAGCTGATTTCGCTACTTTAAGCTCCATAAATTTACCAATACGAACATCTTCTACTTCTTCGTAACCCATGCTTTTCGCTGCATCTTTTACCGCAACCCCTTGTGGATCTAATACGCTTTTCTTTAAAGTGACATAAACTTTGACATTATACATTTTGTGACCTCCTAGTTTTGAACTTGCTTTAATCTATTCAATACTTCTGTATACACATCTGTTAAATTGCCAATATTCCGACGAAAGACATCCTTATCGAGCTTCTGATTTGTTTCTTTGTCCCAAAGTCTGCATGTATCTGGAGAAATTTCATCCGCCAGCAAAATCTGACCAGCCGCATCACGACCAAATTCTAATTTAAAATCAATCAGCGTAATATTCATTTGATTAAATAATTTTTGCAATACTTCATTAATCGAACGAGCCGCATCACGAATCTTTTCCATCTCACTTGTTGTCGCAATATCTAAATAAAGCACGTGGTCATCATTAATAAACGGATCATCTAACGCATCGTCTTTATAATAAAATTCCACAATCTCACGCGGAATTACCTCGCCCTCCTCTTTTCCAAGGCGTTTCGCAAGACTCCCAGCCATCACATTCCGAACAACCACTTCAAGCGGAATAATCGCCACTTCTTTAACCAATTGTTCTGTTTCCGAAATCGCCCGAATAAAATGACTCGAAATTCCTTCTTCCGCCAAACGAGAAAAAATAAGCGATGTAATTTGGTTATTAAGCTCACCTTTACCCGCAAAAAATTCTTTTCGCACGCCATTTAGCGCAGTCGCATCATCTTTATAAGCGACACGAAGGACCCCATTTTCTTCTGTTTTAAAAAGTCGTTTTGCCTTCCCTTCATAAACCAGTTCATTAGTCACAATAATTTATCTCCTTATAAAGTACTTAACCTCTTTGAAAAAATAAATATCAAAGAGGTTAGGTTGTATTCTGCCCGTAATTATAATCCTAAACGATCAAAAATTAAGTCGACATTCTTCAGGTGATAGTTGTAATCAAAGCAATCTGCAATTTCTTCTGCAGACAGGTTTTCAGTAATTGTTTCATCTTGTTCTACTAATTCACGGAATGGCACTTGGTTTTCCCAAGCTTCCATCGCTCTTGGTTGCACGACATCATATGCCGCCTCACGAGCTAAACCTTTATCAATGAGCGCAAGTAACACACGCTGTGAATAAATTAGTCCAAGCGTTCTGTCCATATTGCGTTTCATATTCTCCGGGAATACCGTCAAGTTTTTCACAATATTACCAAAACGATTTAAAATATAATCAAGTAAAATAGTGGAATCTGGTAAAATAATCCGTTCCGCGGAGCTATGAGAAATATCACGCTCATGCCAAAGTGGTACATTTTCATAAGCTGTAACCATGTGGCCGCGAATAACACGTGCAAGTCCAGTGACATTTTCAGAACCAATCGGATTACGTTTGTGCGGCATTGCCGAAGAACCTTTTTGTCCTTTTGCAAAGAATTCTTCCACTTCACGTACTTCACTTTTTTGTAATGCGCGTACTTCTACCGCAAATTTTTCTACAGAAGTTGCAATAAGCGCAAGTGTCGCAAGGTATTCCGCATGACGGTCCCGTTGCAATGTTTGCGTAGAAATCGGCGCTGGAGTTGTCCCTAATTTTTCACATACATAGGCTTCCACAAAAGGATCAATGTTCGCATAAGTTCCAACCGCACCAGAAATTTTCCCGAATTCCACACCGTCAGCCGCAAAATTAAAGCGTACTAAGTTACGTTTCATTTCCTCATACCATAAAGCCAATTTCAGACCAAATGTAGTAGGCTCCGCATGAACACCGTGCGTACGTCCCATTGTTACCGTATATTTATGCTCTTTCGCTTTTTCACCAATAATCGCAATGAAATTCTCTAAATCTTTCCGTAAAATCTCATTCGCTTGTTTAAGTAAATAAGAATTCGCTGTATCCACTACGTCTGTTGAAGTTAGGCCATAATGAACCCATTTACGTTCCGCACCAAGCGACTCAGAAACCGAACGAGTAAACGCCACAACGTCATGTCTTGTTTCTAATTCAATTTCATGAATACGGTCCACATCAAACTTCGCATTAGCACGAATTTTCGCAACATCCTCTTTAGGAATATCACCAAGCTCTGCCCACGCTTCACAAGCCAAAATCTCCACTTCTAGCCAAGCCTGATAACGGTTTTGTTCTGTCCAAATATTGCCCATTTCTTTACGCGTATAACGTTCTAACATCCTTTTAAATTCCTCCAGTTACTTCCAAATTTGCGTTTCTTCTAAATCTTCTAATACCGCTGCTGGCTTCTCTGTCAAAATAGTGACATGGCCCATTTTGCGATTAATTTTTGCTTCTTTTTTACCATAATAATGAACGAACCATTGTGGATAACCAGCCATTTGCTCATTCACTGCATCCACATGCTGCCCTAAAATATTAATCATCACAGCTGGTTTCAATAGTTCAGGTTTTACTAGCGGCAATCCAACAATCGCACGAATATGCTGCGTAAACTGAGAAATCGAACAAGCTTCAATCGTAAAGTGTCCAGAATTATGCGGTCTTGGAGCAAGCTCATTGACATAAATCGCACCAGAATTCGTTACAAACATCTCCACTGCTAAAACGCCACACAATTGAAGAACATCCGCTAATTTTTTAGCAATTTCCTCCGCTTCCTCATGCACATCCTCAGCCACGTCTGCCGGTGCAGTAGTCGTATGCAAAATATTATTCACATGCACATTTTCAGCCACCGGAAAAGTTTCGATTTGCCCATCTAAATTACGAGCAACAACCACTGAAATCTCTTTTTCAAAAGGAATCCAAGCTTCTAATACACAAGAACCATAGCGTAACAATCGCGCTGCTGCTTCAATATCATTCGCGTCATAAAGAACAACTTGCCCTTTTCCATCATAGCCACCCTGTGCCGTTTTTAAAACAGCTGGATAACCAATACTTTTGATTTCACTTTCTATCTCTTCTTGCTCAACGATAACCGCATATGGCGCAATATTTATATTAGCAGATTCCAAATACGCTTTTTCTAAAATTCTATCCTGTGTAATCGAAAGTAATTCCGATCCTTGTGGGACAGATACTAACTCTTGCGTCATTTTTAAAGCATCGTAGTCAATATTTTCAAACTCATATGTAACTACATCGGCTTTTTCAGAAAGTTCACGTAAAGCTACTTTATCATCATAGTCCGCAATAATTTGCTCATCACTTACTTGAGCTGCTGGACAGTCTACGGTCGGATCAAGAACAATAATACGATACCCCATC
Proteins encoded in this region:
- the purF gene encoding amidophosphoribosyltransferase — its product is MLAEVKGLNEECGIFGIWNHPNAAEITYYGLHSLQHRGQEGAGIVSTDGETLKGHRNLGLLADVFKHGELDDLKGKAAIGHVRYATAGQKNLGNVQPFLFHFHSSSLALAHNGNLVNAKSLRRELEEEGAIFQTSSDTEVLAHLIKRSHTGDFVEDLKVALNKVKGGFAYMLLTEDTMYAALDPNGFRPLSIGRIGDSYVVASETCAFETVGAEFVRDVEPGELIIINNDGLRIEKFTENVKHSICSMEYIYFARPDSNIAGINVHSARKRSGKRLAKEAFIDADVVTGVPDSSISAAIGYAEEAGLPYELGLIKNRYVARTFIQPSQELREQGVRMKLSAVRGVVEGKRVVMIDDSIVRGTTSKRIVQLLREAGAAEVHVRIASPPLAYPCFYGIDIQTRNELIASNYSVDEICRIIGADSLEYLSEEGLVDSIGRPYPNEPYGGLCMAYFNGDYPTPLYDYEAEYLASLEAEK
- the purL gene encoding phosphoribosylformylglycinamidine synthase subunit PurL, yielding MPNMEPTTKEIKEQKIYQEMGLTDSEYELVCSILGREPNYTETGLFSVMWSEHCSYKNSKPVLRKFPTEGKQVLQGPGEGAGIVDIGDGLGVAFKVESHNHPSYVEPYQGAATGVGGIIRDVFSMGARPIAMLNSLRFGELDTPHAKYLVSEVVAGIAGYGNSIGIPTVGGEIQFDPCYTKNPLVNAMCVGLIEAKDIQKGQAKGIDNPVMYVGAKTGRDGIHGATFASVEFSEEGEQQRSAVQVGDPFMEKLLLEACLDVIRDHSDILVGIQDMGAAGLVSSSSEMASKAGAGLELIMDDVPQRELNMTPYEMLLSESQERMLLCVEKGHVEEIQALFERYGLEAVVIGKVTDDKMYKIIHHGEVVANVPVDALAEDAPVYHKPSKEPARYQAFKEEEAFVPVIDDVVEVWKELLAQPTIASKRHIYEQYDYQVRTDTAVVPGSDAAIVRVRGTEKAIAMTTDCNSRYLYLDPEVGGAIAVAEAARNIVCSGGKPLAITDGLNFGNPEKPEIFWEIEKAADGISAACLELDTPVISGNVSLYNETDGTGIYPTPVIGMVGLVEDLAHITTQDFKNSGDVIFLIGETKAEYSGSELQKMQQGKISGRAPGLDLATEKKYQQLLLTAIREGLVASSHDLAEGGFGVALAEATFKAGLGADVEVPFALNQLFSESQSRFLVSVKPENEAAFAQLMELEKVYRLGVVTADDSIRVKHKEEIVTAKTTELRSIWEGAIPCLLK
- the purQ gene encoding phosphoribosylformylglycinamidine synthase subunit PurQ, translated to MKFAVIQFPGSNCDLDMLHAIRDSLGEEAEYVWHAETSLAGFDAVLLPGGFSYGDYLRTGAIAKFSSIMPEVLRFAEMGKPVLGVCNGFQILTEIGLLPGALIRNNNLHFICKTVPLRVANADTMFTGLYDEGEIIQVPVAHGEGNYYCDDETLLNLKEKNQIVFTYDSVNPNGSRADIAGIVNERGNVLGMMPHPERAVEEIIGGTDGLRLFESIVNAWKEEQVNA
- the purS gene encoding phosphoribosylformylglycinamidine synthase subunit PurS, which translates into the protein MYNVKVYVTLKKSVLDPQGVAVKDAAKSMGYEEVEDVRIGKFMELKVAKSARDIHEVLNEMCDKLLTNPVMEDYRYEIEEA
- the purC gene encoding phosphoribosylaminoimidazolesuccinocarboxamide synthase encodes the protein MTNELVYEGKAKRLFKTEENGVLRVAYKDDATALNGVRKEFFAGKGELNNQITSLIFSRLAEEGISSHFIRAISETEQLVKEVAIIPLEVVVRNVMAGSLAKRLGKEEGEVIPREIVEFYYKDDALDDPFINDDHVLYLDIATTSEMEKIRDAARSINEVLQKLFNQMNITLIDFKLEFGRDAAGQILLADEISPDTCRLWDKETNQKLDKDVFRRNIGNLTDVYTEVLNRLKQVQN
- the purB gene encoding adenylosuccinate lyase, which gives rise to MLERYTRKEMGNIWTEQNRYQAWLEVEILACEAWAELGDIPKEDVAKIRANAKFDVDRIHEIELETRHDVVAFTRSVSESLGAERKWVHYGLTSTDVVDTANSYLLKQANEILRKDLENFIAIIGEKAKEHKYTVTMGRTHGVHAEPTTFGLKLALWYEEMKRNLVRFNFAADGVEFGKISGAVGTYANIDPFVEAYVCEKLGTTPAPISTQTLQRDRHAEYLATLALIATSVEKFAVEVRALQKSEVREVEEFFAKGQKGSSAMPHKRNPIGSENVTGLARVIRGHMVTAYENVPLWHERDISHSSAERIILPDSTILLDYILNRFGNIVKNLTVFPENMKRNMDRTLGLIYSQRVLLALIDKGLAREAAYDVVQPRAMEAWENQVPFRELVEQDETITENLSAEEIADCFDYNYHLKNVDLIFDRLGL
- the purK gene encoding 5-(carboxyamino)imidazole ribonucleotide synthase, whose protein sequence is MDKKFLLTNSTIGIIGGGQLGRMLALAAKAMGYRIIVLDPTVDCPAAQVSDEQIIADYDDKVALRELSEKADVVTYEFENIDYDALKMTQELVSVPQGSELLSITQDRILEKAYLESANINIAPYAVIVEQEEIESEIKSIGYPAVLKTAQGGYDGKGQVVLYDANDIEAAARLLRYGSCVLEAWIPFEKEISVVVARNLDGQIETFPVAENVHVNNILHTTTAPADVAEDVHEEAEEIAKKLADVLQLCGVLAVEMFVTNSGAIYVNELAPRPHNSGHFTIEACSISQFTQHIRAIVGLPLVKPELLKPAVMINILGQHVDAVNEQMAGYPQWFVHYYGKKEAKINRKMGHVTILTEKPAAVLEDLEETQIWK